One Halostella salina genomic region harbors:
- a CDS encoding DEAD/DEAH box helicase yields MTGLTLRFEDGTVRVDGEGDCPSFVERDPRSGTRRASAHRYADLRDWLDERGVAYDDRVLDGESLSGLDSTYELREYQADALDAWRDGGSAGEGATGTARTGPHSGVLELPTGSGKTVIAIAAMEDLATSTLVVVPTIDLLQQWRAELEREFDRPVGQLGGGEQRVEALTVSTYDSAYLRSDDLGDRFGLVVFDEVHHLGGEGYREIARLLAAPARLGLTATFERPDDAHEVVEDLVGPVVYRISADELAGEHLAPYDVKRITVDLTDDEREAYERNQETFTDYLARSNVELRSGSDYQELVKRSGNDPEAREALLAKQRAREIMMGSENKVARLADILDDHRDDRVIVFTAHNDLAYRISERFLIPAVTHRTSAAERREVIEGFREGTYSRIVTSNVLDEGVDVPDANVAVVLSGSGSEREFTQRLGRVLRPKEDDGSGLGERALLYEVVSADTAETRVASRRR; encoded by the coding sequence GTGACCGGTCTCACGCTCCGCTTCGAGGACGGGACCGTCCGCGTCGACGGCGAGGGCGACTGCCCGTCGTTCGTCGAGCGCGACCCCCGGTCGGGGACCCGCCGGGCCTCGGCGCACCGCTACGCCGACCTGCGGGACTGGCTCGACGAGCGCGGCGTCGCCTACGACGACCGCGTCCTCGACGGCGAGTCGCTGTCCGGACTCGACTCCACGTACGAACTCCGCGAGTACCAGGCCGACGCGCTCGACGCGTGGCGCGACGGCGGGAGCGCCGGCGAGGGAGCGACCGGGACGGCCCGCACCGGTCCGCACAGTGGCGTCCTCGAACTGCCGACCGGCAGCGGGAAAACCGTGATCGCCATCGCGGCCATGGAGGATCTGGCGACGTCGACGCTCGTCGTCGTCCCGACGATCGACCTGCTCCAGCAGTGGCGGGCCGAACTGGAACGGGAGTTCGACCGACCCGTCGGCCAGCTGGGCGGCGGCGAGCAGCGGGTCGAGGCGCTGACCGTCTCGACGTACGACTCGGCGTACCTCCGGAGCGACGACCTGGGCGACCGGTTCGGGCTCGTCGTCTTCGACGAGGTCCACCACCTCGGCGGCGAGGGGTACCGCGAGATCGCCCGCCTGCTCGCCGCGCCGGCCCGGCTGGGGCTGACCGCGACGTTCGAGCGCCCGGACGACGCCCACGAGGTGGTCGAGGACCTCGTCGGCCCGGTCGTCTACCGGATCTCGGCCGACGAGCTGGCGGGCGAGCATCTCGCGCCGTACGACGTGAAACGGATCACGGTCGACCTGACCGACGACGAGCGCGAGGCCTACGAGCGCAACCAGGAGACGTTCACCGACTACCTCGCGCGGTCGAACGTCGAACTGCGGAGCGGGAGCGACTACCAGGAACTGGTCAAGCGCTCGGGCAACGACCCCGAGGCCCGCGAGGCGCTGCTGGCGAAGCAGCGCGCCCGGGAGATCATGATGGGCAGCGAGAACAAGGTCGCCCGCCTCGCCGACATCCTCGACGACCACCGCGACGACCGCGTCATCGTGTTCACCGCCCACAACGACCTGGCGTACCGCATCTCCGAGCGGTTCCTGATTCCCGCGGTCACCCACCGGACGAGCGCCGCCGAGCGCCGCGAGGTCATCGAGGGGTTCCGCGAGGGCACGTACTCGCGGATCGTCACCTCGAACGTGTTAGACGAGGGCGTCGACGTGCCGGACGCCAACGTCGCCGTCGTCCTCTCGGGCAGCGGGAGCGAGCGCGAGTTCACCCAGCGGCTCGGCCGGGTCCTCCGGCCGAAAGAGGACGACGGCTCCGGACTCGGGGAGCGGGCGCTGCTGTACGAGGTGGTGAGCGCAGATACCGCCGAAACGCGAGTCGCGTCTCGCCGCCGGTGA
- the grpE gene encoding nucleotide exchange factor GrpE, which produces MSEDEGTDAVAPEEDAAAEADGDPETEATADVSASDEERRTISEQLPEAVSEHDEELGADVRRLLEKAVELDRRVEELEAERDEYEDRVEELEAELDDRDEDVEDLEDRLKRKQADFQNYKKRAKKRQDQIRDRATEDLVERLLDVRDNLKRAVEEDHDNVESIREGVEMTLSEFDRVLDGEDVAEVDPDPGTAVDPQRHEVMMRVESDQPADTIAEVYTPGYEMSGKVLRTAQVTVSDGTGDAESDGDEAEDDAESDGDEADADGDDEAIELDGEVDDAADEDDADDAATDD; this is translated from the coding sequence ATGAGCGAGGACGAGGGCACGGACGCAGTGGCCCCGGAGGAAGACGCCGCCGCCGAGGCCGACGGCGACCCCGAGACGGAGGCCACGGCCGACGTGTCGGCGTCGGACGAGGAGCGACGGACGATCAGCGAACAGCTCCCGGAGGCCGTGTCGGAGCACGACGAGGAGCTGGGCGCGGACGTGCGCCGGCTGCTGGAGAAGGCCGTCGAACTCGACCGCCGGGTCGAGGAGCTGGAGGCCGAGCGCGACGAGTACGAGGACCGGGTCGAGGAACTGGAGGCCGAACTCGACGACCGCGACGAGGACGTCGAGGACCTCGAGGACCGCCTGAAGCGCAAGCAGGCCGACTTCCAGAACTACAAGAAGCGCGCCAAGAAGCGTCAGGACCAGATCCGCGACCGGGCGACGGAGGACCTCGTCGAGCGCCTGCTCGACGTCCGGGACAACCTGAAGCGGGCCGTCGAGGAGGACCACGACAACGTCGAGAGCATCCGCGAGGGCGTCGAGATGACGCTGTCGGAGTTCGACCGTGTTCTGGACGGGGAGGACGTCGCGGAGGTCGACCCCGATCCCGGGACGGCGGTCGACCCACAGCGCCACGAGGTGATGATGCGCGTCGAGAGCGACCAGCCCGCCGACACGATCGCCGAGGTGTACACGCCCGGCTACGAGATGAGCGGCAAGGTGCTCCGGACGGCACAGGTGACGGTCAGCGACGGCACCGGCGACGCCGAATCCGATGGGGACGAAGCCGAGGACGACGCCGAGAGCGACGGGGACGAGGCCGATGCGGACGGCGACGACGAGGCGATCGAACTCGACGGCGAGGTCGACGACGCGGCCGACGAGGACGACGCTGACGACGCCGCGACTGACGACTGA
- the dnaK gene encoding molecular chaperone DnaK yields the protein MASNKILGIDLGTTNSAFAVMEGGDPEIIVNSEGERTTPSVVSFSDDGERLVGKPAKNQAVQNPERTFQSIKRHMGDEDYTVEIDDEEYTPEQISAMILQKIKHDAEEYLGDEVEKAVITVPAYFNDRQRQATKDAGEIAGFEVDRIVNEPTAASMAYGLDDESDQTVLVYDLGGGTFDVSILDLGGGVYEVVATNGDNDLGGDDWDQAIIDWLADEFQDEHGIDLREDRQALQRLKDAAEEAKIELSSRKETEINLPFITATDDGPIHLEQSLTRAKFESLTADLIERTVGPTEQALEDAGYEKDDIDEVLLVGGSTRMPQVEEQVEELAGQEPKKNVNPDEAVALGAAIQGGVLSGDVDDIVLLDVTPLSLGIEVKGGIFERLIEKNTTIPTEESKIFTTAADNQTSVQVRVFQGEREIAEENELLGEFHLTGIPPAPAGTPQIEVTFSIDENGIVNVSAEDKGSGESEEITIEGGAGLSDAEIDQMQAEAEEHAEEDQRRRKRIEARNEAEAAVQRAEKLLDENEEDVDDDLRETIESEIENVEAVLDDDDASKEEIEDATESLSSELQEIGKQMYQQQAQAGAGGAAGGAGGAAGGAGGMGGGPAGGAAGGAGGDEEFVDADFEDVQEDDEESSS from the coding sequence ATGGCGAGTAACAAGATTCTCGGAATAGACCTGGGGACGACTAACAGCGCGTTCGCAGTGATGGAGGGCGGTGACCCGGAGATCATCGTCAACAGCGAGGGCGAGCGAACGACCCCCTCAGTCGTCTCCTTCTCGGACGACGGGGAGCGCCTGGTCGGCAAACCCGCGAAGAACCAGGCCGTCCAGAACCCCGAGCGGACGTTCCAGTCGATCAAGCGCCACATGGGCGACGAGGACTACACCGTCGAGATCGACGACGAGGAGTACACGCCCGAGCAGATCTCGGCGATGATCCTCCAGAAGATCAAACACGACGCCGAGGAGTATCTCGGCGACGAGGTCGAGAAGGCCGTCATCACGGTGCCGGCGTACTTCAACGACCGCCAGCGCCAGGCGACCAAGGACGCCGGCGAGATCGCCGGCTTCGAGGTCGACCGCATCGTCAACGAGCCGACGGCCGCCTCGATGGCGTACGGCCTCGACGACGAGTCCGACCAGACGGTGCTCGTGTACGACCTCGGCGGCGGGACGTTCGACGTTTCCATCCTCGATCTGGGCGGCGGCGTCTACGAGGTCGTCGCCACCAACGGCGACAACGATCTCGGCGGCGACGACTGGGACCAGGCCATTATCGACTGGCTCGCCGACGAGTTCCAGGACGAGCACGGCATCGACCTCCGCGAGGACCGGCAGGCGCTCCAGCGCCTGAAGGACGCCGCCGAGGAGGCGAAGATCGAACTCTCCAGCCGGAAGGAGACGGAGATCAACCTGCCGTTCATCACGGCGACCGACGACGGCCCGATCCACCTGGAGCAGAGCCTCACCCGCGCGAAGTTCGAGTCGCTCACCGCCGACCTCATCGAGCGCACCGTCGGCCCGACCGAGCAGGCCCTCGAGGACGCCGGCTACGAGAAGGACGACATCGACGAGGTGCTGCTCGTCGGCGGCTCGACCCGGATGCCGCAGGTCGAGGAGCAGGTCGAGGAGCTGGCCGGCCAGGAGCCGAAGAAGAACGTCAACCCCGACGAGGCCGTCGCGCTCGGCGCGGCGATCCAGGGCGGCGTGCTCTCCGGCGACGTGGACGACATCGTCCTGCTCGACGTGACGCCCCTGTCGCTCGGTATCGAGGTCAAGGGCGGCATCTTCGAGCGCCTCATCGAGAAGAACACCACCATCCCGACCGAGGAGTCGAAGATCTTCACGACGGCCGCCGACAACCAGACCTCCGTGCAGGTCCGCGTGTTCCAGGGCGAGCGCGAGATCGCCGAGGAGAACGAACTGCTCGGCGAGTTCCACCTCACCGGCATCCCGCCGGCCCCCGCCGGAACGCCCCAGATCGAGGTGACGTTCTCCATCGACGAGAACGGCATCGTCAACGTCTCCGCCGAGGACAAGGGCTCCGGCGAGAGCGAGGAGATCACCATCGAGGGCGGTGCCGGCCTCTCCGACGCCGAGATCGACCAGATGCAGGCCGAGGCCGAGGAGCACGCCGAGGAGGACCAGCGCCGCCGCAAGCGCATCGAGGCCCGCAACGAGGCCGAGGCGGCGGTCCAGCGCGCCGAGAAGCTCCTCGACGAGAACGAGGAGGACGTGGACGACGACCTCCGCGAGACCATCGAGTCCGAGATCGAGAACGTCGAGGCGGTCCTCGACGACGACGACGCGAGCAAGGAGGAGATCGAGGACGCGACCGAGAGCCTCAGCTCCGAACTGCAGGAGATCGGCAAGCAGATGTACCAGCAGCAGGCCCAGGCCGGCGCAGGCGGTGCCGCTGGCGGCGCTGGCGGCGCGGCAGGCGGCGCTGGTGGCATGGGCGGCGGCCCGGCCGGCGGTGCCGCGGGCGGCGCTGGCGGCGACGAGGAGTTCGTCGACGCCGACTTCGAGGACGTTCAGGAGGACGACGAGGAGTCGTCCTCCTGA
- a CDS encoding GNAT family N-acetyltransferase, with translation MSLEVNAIGSIEAANRNQWNNLVEQSDLGCAYHRYGWLRAVEAGTTYDPQHLVVRKKGNPVAVLPNFATDFGPVEQLTSIKPGYGGPVAITDEAESLDLLLDAVRDICAGRTLFSAIRTYDENYVRYRQLLRAHGYDETILSCRFTLDLTRGWDALFDDMDGERRRGIRRGNEQDVEVVDEAITAAALSSFYEDYATVMERVDQPTLPRSFLLELRPFADRLKLFTLRVDGTERGQYLHLLDDEQSTVQHLFTAVTEAQFEYHAAELLHEHAIRWGIDEGYATYELRGALPDFRNGVFCFKQGFGADAKPVVTWERGHPAPALSALNAARSAYDMYST, from the coding sequence ATGTCGCTTGAAGTAAACGCCATCGGCAGTATCGAAGCGGCGAACCGGAACCAGTGGAACAACCTCGTCGAGCAGTCCGACCTCGGCTGTGCGTACCACCGCTACGGGTGGCTTCGTGCCGTCGAAGCCGGCACGACGTACGACCCGCAGCATCTCGTCGTCCGAAAGAAGGGGAATCCCGTGGCCGTCCTCCCGAACTTCGCCACCGACTTCGGTCCCGTCGAACAGTTGACGTCGATCAAACCGGGGTACGGCGGACCGGTCGCCATAACCGACGAGGCGGAGTCTCTGGACCTGTTGCTCGACGCCGTGAGGGATATCTGTGCGGGCCGGACACTGTTCAGCGCGATCAGGACGTACGACGAGAACTACGTCCGCTACCGGCAGTTGCTCAGGGCACACGGCTACGACGAGACCATCCTCTCCTGTCGGTTCACGCTCGACCTCACACGGGGGTGGGACGCGCTGTTCGACGACATGGACGGCGAGCGACGACGGGGGATCCGACGGGGCAACGAACAGGACGTCGAGGTCGTCGACGAAGCCATCACCGCGGCGGCGCTGTCGTCGTTCTACGAGGACTACGCGACGGTGATGGAGCGGGTCGACCAGCCAACCCTGCCGCGGTCATTCCTGCTCGAACTCCGGCCCTTTGCCGACCGGCTGAAGCTGTTCACGCTCCGGGTCGACGGCACGGAACGCGGGCAGTACCTCCACCTGCTGGACGACGAGCAGTCGACGGTCCAGCATCTGTTCACCGCGGTCACGGAGGCGCAGTTCGAGTACCACGCCGCCGAACTCCTCCACGAGCACGCGATCAGGTGGGGGATCGACGAGGGGTACGCGACGTACGAACTCCGGGGCGCGCTCCCGGACTTCCGCAACGGGGTGTTCTGCTTCAAGCAGGGTTTCGGGGCGGACGCGAAACCGGTCGTCACCTGGGAGCGCGGCCATCCCGCCCCGGCGCTGTCGGCGCTCAACGCCGCCCGGAGCGCGTACGACATGTACTCGACGTAG